One genomic window of Pseudomonas sp. LFM046 includes the following:
- a CDS encoding aldo/keto reductase: protein MRYSTFGRRTGLRVSELALGTGNFGTGWGHGAERDEAKKIFDGYVEAGGNFFDTANGYQAGQAETLLGDFIAAQRDDYVIATKYTLGTTPADGMARTGNNRKNMVRAVEESLKRLKTGHIDLLWAHITDGVTPMDEILRGFDDLVSAGKIHYAGLSNFPAWRIARADLLAELRGWAPLVGIQLEYSLAERTADRELLPMAEALGLAVTQWSPLGGGFLTGKYRNGSDDSRATKLGMLVHGEKTARETTVLNTLFAVAAEQGSTPTQVAIAWLLHKARRSSTALIPILGSRTREQFDATLGALTVELSDEQYQRLSAASEVELGVPHQQAAEMLPALSGGHDVRPPVVPVS from the coding sequence ATGCGCTACTCGACTTTCGGCCGTCGTACCGGCCTTCGCGTTTCCGAACTGGCCCTGGGCACCGGCAACTTCGGCACTGGCTGGGGGCACGGTGCGGAGCGGGATGAGGCGAAGAAAATCTTCGACGGCTACGTGGAGGCCGGCGGCAACTTCTTCGACACCGCCAACGGCTACCAGGCCGGGCAGGCGGAAACGCTGCTCGGGGACTTCATCGCCGCCCAGCGGGACGACTACGTCATCGCCACCAAGTACACCCTGGGCACAACCCCGGCGGACGGCATGGCCCGCACGGGCAATAACAGGAAGAACATGGTCCGCGCCGTGGAGGAAAGCCTGAAGCGCCTGAAAACCGGGCATATCGACCTGCTCTGGGCGCACATCACCGACGGCGTGACGCCCATGGACGAAATCCTGCGCGGCTTCGACGACCTGGTCAGCGCCGGCAAGATCCACTACGCGGGCCTGTCCAACTTCCCCGCCTGGCGCATCGCCCGTGCCGACCTGCTGGCGGAGCTGCGCGGCTGGGCGCCGCTGGTGGGCATCCAGCTGGAATACAGCCTGGCCGAGCGCACCGCCGACCGTGAGCTGCTGCCGATGGCCGAAGCCCTGGGTTTGGCCGTCACCCAGTGGTCCCCCCTGGGCGGCGGCTTCCTCACCGGCAAATACCGCAACGGCTCCGACGACTCCCGCGCCACCAAGCTGGGCATGCTGGTCCACGGCGAGAAGACTGCCCGTGAGACAACCGTCCTCAATACGCTGTTCGCCGTGGCCGCGGAGCAGGGCAGCACCCCGACCCAGGTCGCCATCGCGTGGCTGTTGCACAAGGCGCGCCGGTCCAGCACCGCGCTGATCCCGATCCTCGGCTCGCGCACCCGGGAACAGTTCGACGCCACCTTGGGCGCCCTGACGGTGGAGCTGAGCGACGAGCAGTACCAGCGCCTGAGTGCCGCCAGCGAAGTGGAGCTCGGGGTTCCCCACCAGCAGGCCGCCGAGATGCTGCCGGCATTGAGTGGCGGCCACGATGTCCGCCCGCCGGTGGTCCCGGTCAGCTAG
- the ppnN gene encoding nucleotide 5'-monophosphate nucleosidase PpnN, whose translation MHRRQVINAQVSPKGALDTLSQFEVQQLSEAGSGRMYQLFRQCALAILNTGAHSDNAKTILDAYKDFEVRIHQQDRGVRLELINAPADAFVDGEMIAGTREMLFSALRDIVHTENELKSRRFDLDSSEGITDYVFQLLRNARTLRAGVEPKIVVCWGGHSISTDEYKYTKKVGHELGLRSLDVCTGCGPGVMKGPMKGATIGHAKQRTHGGRYLGLTEPGIIAAEAPNPIVNELVILPDIEKRLEAFVRVGHGIIIFPGGAGTAEEFLYLLGILMHPDNHDLPFPLVLTGPKSAAAYLEQLHAFVGDTLGVAAQSRYKIIIDDPAAVAIEMAQGLKAVKQFRRERADAFHFNWLLKIDESFQHPFEPSHENMASLELRRDLPPHELAANLRRAFSGIVAGNVKDKGIRLIEQHGPYEIHGDAAVMQPLDDLLKAFVRQHRMKLPGGAAYVPCYRVVQSGAHELAS comes from the coding sequence ATGCACAGAAGACAAGTCATCAATGCCCAGGTCAGCCCCAAGGGCGCCCTCGACACCCTCTCCCAATTCGAAGTGCAGCAGCTCAGCGAAGCCGGTTCCGGCCGCATGTACCAGCTGTTCCGCCAGTGCGCCCTGGCCATCCTCAATACCGGCGCCCATAGCGACAACGCCAAGACCATCCTCGACGCCTACAAGGACTTCGAAGTCCGCATCCACCAGCAGGACCGTGGCGTACGCCTGGAACTGATCAACGCTCCGGCCGACGCCTTCGTCGACGGCGAGATGATCGCCGGCACCCGCGAGATGCTGTTCAGCGCCCTGCGCGACATCGTCCACACCGAGAACGAACTGAAGAGCCGCCGCTTCGACCTGGACAGCTCCGAAGGCATCACCGACTACGTTTTCCAACTCCTGCGCAACGCCCGCACCCTGCGCGCCGGCGTCGAGCCGAAGATCGTCGTGTGCTGGGGCGGCCACTCGATCAGCACCGACGAATACAAGTACACCAAGAAGGTCGGCCACGAGCTGGGCCTGCGCAGCCTGGACGTCTGCACCGGCTGCGGGCCGGGCGTGATGAAGGGCCCGATGAAGGGCGCCACCATCGGTCACGCCAAGCAGCGCACCCACGGCGGTCGCTACCTGGGCCTGACCGAGCCGGGCATCATCGCCGCCGAGGCCCCCAACCCCATCGTCAACGAACTGGTGATCCTCCCGGACATCGAGAAGCGCCTGGAAGCCTTCGTGCGGGTGGGCCACGGCATCATCATCTTCCCGGGCGGCGCCGGTACGGCGGAGGAATTCCTCTACCTGCTGGGCATCCTGATGCACCCGGACAACCACGACCTGCCCTTCCCCCTGGTGCTCACCGGGCCGAAGAGCGCGGCGGCCTACCTGGAACAATTGCACGCCTTCGTCGGCGACACCCTCGGTGTGGCTGCGCAGAGCCGCTACAAGATCATCATCGATGACCCGGCGGCAGTGGCCATCGAGATGGCCCAGGGCCTGAAGGCGGTGAAGCAGTTCCGCCGCGAACGCGCGGACGCCTTCCACTTCAACTGGCTGCTGAAGATCGACGAAAGCTTCCAGCACCCGTTCGAGCCCTCCCACGAGAACATGGCCAGCCTCGAACTACGCCGCGACCTGCCGCCCCACGAACTGGCCGCCAACCTGCGCCGCGCCTTCTCCGGGATCGTCGCCGGCAACGTGAAGGACAAGGGCATTCGCCTGATCGAGCAGCACGGTCCCTATGAGATCCACGGCGACGCGGCGGTGATGCAGCCGCTGGATGACCTGCTGAAAGCCTTCGTCCGCCAGCACCGGATGAAACTGCCCGGCGGCGCGGCCTATGTGCCCTGCTACCGGGTGGTGCAGAGCGGTGCGCACGAGCTGGCGAGCTGA
- a CDS encoding MFS transporter has translation MRSSLATGVTRREIWAWAMFDFANSGYTTVIITAVFNAYFVAVVAEGKPWGTLAWTSTLALSYALVILTAPIIGAYADATARKKRLLLFSTLGCVIFTAALALAGTGGLALAVLFVVLSNFCFGTGENLIAAFLPELAHDEALGRVSGWGWGLGYIGGLVSLGACLGYVSWAQGQGQTAAQFVPVCVLITALLFAIASTPTFLYLKERSQPQPVGSGGAWARVARTMREAGRYRDLLRFLACTVCYQAGIAAVISLAAIYADQVMGFTTQDTLMLIFIVNITASIGAVMFGWLQDRIGHRPTLALTLLGWLAMVGLIWLASGPALFWAAANIAGLCMGASQSAGRAIVGLLAPPTRLAEFFGLWGQAVKLSAILGPMTYGLANWLSGGDHRMAMLITGSYFVIGLLLLASVRLERGRRAALTG, from the coding sequence ATGCGATCCAGCCTTGCCACCGGTGTGACACGCCGGGAAATCTGGGCCTGGGCGATGTTCGACTTCGCCAACTCCGGCTACACCACGGTGATCATCACCGCCGTCTTCAACGCCTACTTCGTGGCCGTGGTGGCCGAGGGCAAACCCTGGGGCACCCTGGCCTGGACCAGCACCCTCGCCCTCTCCTACGCCCTGGTGATCCTCACCGCGCCCATTATCGGCGCCTACGCCGACGCTACGGCCCGCAAGAAACGGCTGCTGCTATTCAGCACCCTGGGCTGCGTGATCTTCACCGCCGCCCTGGCCCTGGCCGGCACGGGTGGCTTGGCACTGGCGGTGCTCTTCGTGGTGCTGTCGAACTTCTGCTTCGGCACCGGAGAAAACCTGATCGCCGCCTTCCTCCCCGAACTCGCCCACGACGAGGCCCTCGGCCGGGTGTCCGGCTGGGGCTGGGGGCTGGGCTACATCGGCGGGCTGGTCAGCCTGGGCGCCTGCCTGGGCTACGTGAGCTGGGCCCAGGGCCAGGGGCAGACGGCGGCGCAATTCGTGCCGGTGTGCGTGCTGATCACGGCCCTGCTCTTCGCCATCGCCAGCACCCCGACCTTTCTTTACCTGAAGGAACGCAGCCAGCCGCAACCCGTCGGCTCCGGCGGTGCCTGGGCGCGCGTCGCACGGACGATGCGGGAGGCCGGCCGCTATCGCGACCTGCTGCGCTTCCTGGCCTGCACCGTCTGCTACCAGGCCGGGATTGCCGCGGTGATCAGCCTGGCCGCCATCTACGCCGACCAAGTCATGGGCTTCACCACTCAGGACACGCTGATGCTGATCTTCATCGTCAACATCACCGCCTCCATTGGCGCGGTGATGTTCGGCTGGCTGCAGGACCGGATCGGCCATCGCCCCACCCTGGCGCTGACGCTGCTGGGCTGGCTGGCCATGGTGGGCCTGATCTGGCTGGCCAGCGGCCCGGCGCTGTTCTGGGCCGCCGCCAATATCGCCGGCCTGTGCATGGGCGCCAGCCAGTCGGCCGGGCGCGCCATCGTCGGCCTGCTGGCGCCCCCCACGCGGCTGGCGGAGTTCTTCGGGCTCTGGGGCCAGGCGGTGAAACTCTCGGCCATCCTCGGCCCCATGACCTACGGCCTGGCCAACTGGCTGTCCGGCGGCGATCACCGGATGGCGATGCTCATCACCGGCAGCTACTTCGTCATCGGGCTGCTGCTTCTCGCCAGCGTGCGCCTGGAACGCGGACGCCGGGCGGCGCTGACGGGGTGA
- a CDS encoding MerR family transcriptional regulator, whose amino-acid sequence MKNVPSFLSKLLNQAADIPVPPDAEFTVDELAREAGTTVRNLRAYQDRGLLPPPERRGRVGIYNGEHLARLRLIGQLLERGYSIASIRELLDAWDQGRDLAHVLGLEEAIVGAWNQVEPTRLGFDEVQALFGADLTDDNMDRARELGLIEFAGDHLRVLNPRIFSAGAQLYRSGIPLDVLLEQFAAIRRQVEPVSAGIVRMIVQHLVNPLLSGSLPHVDELDALNRQLLALRPLVEQVVDSELARGLQLSANQELGERVGELLKGFLKR is encoded by the coding sequence ATGAAAAATGTCCCCTCCTTCCTCAGCAAACTGCTCAACCAGGCCGCCGACATCCCGGTTCCGCCGGACGCCGAATTCACCGTGGATGAACTGGCCCGCGAAGCCGGGACCACGGTGCGCAACCTGCGTGCCTACCAGGATCGCGGCCTGCTGCCGCCGCCGGAGCGGCGCGGACGGGTGGGGATCTACAACGGCGAGCACCTGGCGCGGCTGCGGCTGATCGGCCAGTTGCTGGAGCGGGGCTACAGCATCGCCAGCATCCGCGAACTGCTGGATGCCTGGGACCAGGGCCGGGACCTGGCCCATGTGCTGGGGCTGGAGGAAGCCATCGTCGGCGCCTGGAACCAGGTGGAGCCGACCCGCCTCGGCTTCGACGAAGTGCAGGCGCTGTTCGGCGCCGACCTCACCGACGACAACATGGACCGGGCCCGCGAACTGGGCCTGATCGAATTCGCCGGCGATCACCTGCGGGTGCTCAACCCACGCATCTTCAGCGCCGGTGCGCAGCTCTACCGTTCGGGCATTCCGCTGGATGTGCTGCTGGAGCAATTCGCCGCCATTCGCCGCCAGGTGGAGCCGGTGTCCGCCGGCATCGTGCGGATGATCGTCCAGCATCTGGTCAACCCGCTGCTCTCCGGCAGTCTGCCCCATGTCGACGAACTGGACGCGCTGAATCGCCAGTTGCTCGCCCTGCGCCCGCTGGTGGAACAGGTGGTGGACAGCGAACTGGCGCGCGGCCTGCAACTGTCCGCCAACCAGGAGCTGGGCGAGCGCGTCGGTGAATTGCTGAAGGGCTTCCTCAAGCGCTGA
- a CDS encoding DEAD/DEAH box helicase, with protein MTSTTQSPQVALEGFHPAVAAWFRSSFAAPTAAQAQAWPAIRAGRSTLVAAPTGSGKTLTAFLSAIDELVHEGLEQGGLPDRCTVVYVSPLKALSNDIRINLEEPLAGIRAELARQGLADVDIRTAVRTGDTPQAEREAMRKRPPHILVTTPESLYILLGSDSGRAILAGCRSLIIDEIHAIAGSKRGSHLMLSAERLEALCGRPLQRIGLSATQKPIERVAQFLMGQGRDACTLVDVGYSRERDLAIEVPPVPLEAVLSVDAWEKVYDRLAELVVAHRTTLVFVNTRRLAERASRHLSERLGNAAVAAHHGSMARDLRLDAEQRLKRGELKVLVATASLELGIDIGDVELVCQLGSPRSIAAFLQRVGRSGHSVGGTPKGRLFPQSRDDLIECAALLDCVRRDELDALVIPHAPLDVLAQQMVAEVACQEWGEDALYRLMVRAMPYTDLPRERFDALVKMLAEGYSGRQGVRGAYLHRDAVNRRLRGRRSARLTAITSGGAIPETADYAVLLEPQGVPVGNVHEDFAVESLAGDVFQLGNQSYRILRVEPGRVRVEDAQGQPPNIPFWLGEAPGRTDELSVGVARLRGEVETWLGESESAGASLTPSPSPGGRGEQIERAIEGLRERIGLGEVAARQIVEYLARARAALGGLPTRERLVMERFFDETGGMQLIIHSPFGSRINRAWGLALRKRFCRSFNFELQAAATEDALILSLSTSHSFPLEEVWRYLHSNSAEQVLIQAVLDAPLFGVRWRWNASAALALPRFSGGRKVAPQIQRMRSEDLLASVFPDQVACQENLVGEREIPDHPLVAQTLDDCLHEAMDTEGWLALLRRMERGEVALIARDLPAPSALAAEILGARPYAFLDDAPLEERRTQAVQNRRWTDPESADDLGALDPEAIAAVAEEAWPLVRDADEMHEALLALACITASEVKANDGWAGWLAQLAKARRATCLQLGGKALLWLPAERLEQFRVLYPEASLKPGIAAPEGFTGAWDAEPALVEVVRARLGGFGPLTLEKLAADLRQPSSALAFALASLEREGQVLRGRFTPGAVEEQWCERHLLARIHRYTVKRLRREIEPVERADFMRFLFDWQRVAPNAQVRGAEALAGVLAQLEGFEAAAGAWESEILPSRVADYGINWLDDLCRAGRVVWCRLGGRGKAAAGPVRGTPILLLPRKSLGLWRACLPEGPAPEPSSRAERVRQVLASQGALFFDELMEEAHLLRSELEDCLGELVALGLANADSFAGLRSLLLPAARRSRHDRRARLALANMQDAGRWALLRGKAEEGSGKVPAQALEHVARTLLRRYGVVGWRLLEREADWLPPWRDLLRVYHRLEARGEIRGGRFVAGVSGEQFALPDAVGLLREVRKRPLEGSLVSLSACDPLNLLGTLLNGGKVPAVAGNRLLYRDGVPVATLVAGKVAMLQEVDGVTAGEWRAALIRQPAATPVGQQSRRARMPL; from the coding sequence ATGACCTCGACCACCCAATCCCCCCAGGTTGCGTTGGAAGGCTTCCATCCCGCCGTCGCCGCCTGGTTCCGCTCCAGTTTTGCCGCGCCCACGGCGGCCCAGGCCCAGGCCTGGCCGGCGATCCGCGCCGGGCGCTCCACTCTGGTCGCGGCGCCCACCGGCTCGGGCAAGACCCTGACCGCTTTCCTCTCCGCCATCGACGAACTGGTGCATGAGGGCCTGGAGCAGGGCGGCCTGCCGGACCGCTGCACGGTGGTCTATGTGTCGCCGCTCAAAGCGCTGTCCAACGACATCCGCATCAACCTGGAGGAACCCCTGGCCGGCATCCGCGCCGAGCTGGCGCGCCAGGGGCTGGCCGATGTGGATATCCGCACCGCCGTGCGGACCGGCGACACGCCCCAGGCCGAGCGCGAGGCCATGCGCAAGCGCCCGCCGCATATCCTCGTCACCACGCCGGAATCCCTCTACATCCTGCTCGGCTCCGATTCCGGCCGCGCCATCCTGGCGGGCTGTCGCAGCCTGATCATCGACGAAATCCACGCCATCGCCGGCAGCAAGCGCGGCAGCCACCTGATGCTCAGCGCCGAACGGCTGGAGGCCCTGTGCGGGCGGCCGTTGCAGCGCATCGGCCTGTCCGCGACCCAGAAGCCCATCGAACGGGTGGCGCAGTTCCTCATGGGTCAGGGGCGTGATGCCTGCACTCTGGTGGATGTGGGCTACAGCCGCGAGCGAGACCTCGCCATCGAGGTGCCGCCGGTGCCCCTGGAGGCGGTGCTGAGCGTTGATGCCTGGGAAAAGGTCTACGACCGCCTCGCCGAACTGGTGGTGGCGCATCGCACCACCCTGGTCTTCGTCAACACCCGGCGCCTGGCCGAGCGCGCCAGCCGACATCTGTCCGAACGCCTCGGCAATGCCGCGGTGGCCGCCCACCACGGCAGCATGGCGCGGGACCTGCGCCTGGACGCCGAACAGCGGCTCAAGCGAGGCGAACTGAAGGTGCTGGTGGCCACCGCCTCGCTGGAGCTGGGCATCGACATCGGCGATGTGGAACTGGTCTGCCAACTGGGCTCGCCGCGCAGCATCGCGGCATTCCTGCAACGGGTCGGGCGTTCGGGGCACAGCGTCGGCGGCACGCCCAAGGGGCGGTTGTTCCCGCAATCGCGAGACGACTTGATCGAGTGCGCGGCGTTGCTGGATTGCGTGCGCCGCGATGAACTGGATGCGTTGGTGATCCCCCATGCGCCGCTGGATGTGCTGGCCCAGCAGATGGTGGCCGAAGTGGCTTGTCAGGAATGGGGCGAGGACGCGCTTTACCGGCTGATGGTCCGCGCCATGCCCTATACGGACCTGCCACGGGAACGCTTCGACGCCCTGGTGAAAATGCTCGCGGAGGGGTACAGCGGCCGCCAGGGCGTGCGCGGCGCCTACCTGCACCGCGACGCGGTGAATCGCCGCCTGCGGGGGCGGCGCTCGGCGCGCCTCACCGCCATCACCTCGGGCGGCGCCATTCCCGAGACTGCCGACTACGCCGTGCTGCTGGAGCCCCAGGGCGTGCCGGTGGGCAACGTCCACGAGGACTTCGCCGTGGAGAGCCTGGCCGGCGACGTGTTCCAGCTGGGCAACCAGTCCTATCGCATCCTCCGGGTGGAACCGGGGCGCGTGCGGGTGGAGGACGCCCAGGGCCAGCCGCCGAATATTCCGTTCTGGCTGGGTGAGGCGCCGGGGCGGACGGATGAGTTGTCGGTCGGGGTGGCGCGGTTGAGGGGCGAGGTGGAGACCTGGCTTGGCGAGTCCGAGTCTGCGGGAGCTTCCCTCACCCCCAGCCCCTCTCCCGGAGGGAGAGGGGAGCAGATTGAGCGCGCAATCGAAGGATTGCGCGAGCGCATTGGCCTCGGTGAAGTGGCGGCGCGGCAGATCGTCGAATACCTGGCGCGGGCCAGGGCGGCGCTGGGCGGCTTGCCAACCCGCGAGCGGCTGGTGATGGAGCGCTTCTTCGACGAGACCGGCGGCATGCAGCTGATCATCCATTCACCCTTCGGCAGCCGCATCAATCGCGCGTGGGGCCTGGCCTTGCGCAAGCGCTTCTGCCGCAGTTTCAACTTCGAGCTGCAGGCGGCGGCCACCGAGGACGCGCTGATCCTGTCCCTTTCCACCAGCCACAGTTTTCCGCTGGAGGAAGTCTGGCGTTACCTGCATTCCAACAGCGCCGAGCAGGTGCTGATCCAGGCCGTTCTCGACGCCCCGCTGTTCGGCGTGCGCTGGCGCTGGAACGCGTCCGCCGCCCTGGCCCTGCCGCGCTTCTCCGGTGGGCGCAAAGTGGCGCCGCAGATCCAGCGCATGCGCAGCGAGGACCTGCTGGCCAGCGTCTTCCCCGACCAGGTGGCCTGCCAGGAGAACCTGGTGGGCGAGCGCGAAATCCCCGATCACCCACTGGTGGCCCAGACCCTGGACGACTGCCTGCACGAGGCCATGGATACCGAAGGCTGGCTGGCCCTGCTGCGGCGCATGGAGCGCGGCGAAGTGGCCCTCATCGCCCGCGACCTGCCGGCGCCTTCGGCCCTGGCGGCGGAAATCCTCGGTGCGCGGCCCTATGCCTTCCTCGACGATGCGCCGCTGGAAGAACGCCGCACCCAGGCTGTGCAGAATCGTCGCTGGACCGACCCGGAATCCGCCGACGACCTCGGCGCCCTGGACCCGGAGGCCATTGCCGCCGTGGCCGAAGAAGCCTGGCCACTGGTGCGGGATGCCGACGAGATGCATGAAGCGCTGCTGGCACTGGCCTGCATCACTGCGTCGGAAGTGAAGGCCAACGACGGCTGGGCCGGGTGGCTGGCACAACTGGCCAAGGCCCGCCGTGCCACCTGCCTGCAACTGGGCGGGAAAGCGCTGTTGTGGCTGCCGGCCGAGCGCCTGGAGCAGTTTCGCGTCCTCTACCCGGAGGCCAGCCTCAAGCCGGGTATTGCCGCGCCCGAAGGTTTTACCGGGGCCTGGGACGCCGAACCCGCCCTGGTGGAAGTGGTGCGGGCACGCCTTGGCGGCTTCGGGCCGTTGACCCTGGAGAAACTGGCCGCTGACCTGCGCCAGCCCTCGTCCGCCCTGGCTTTCGCCCTCGCCAGCCTGGAGCGGGAGGGGCAGGTGCTGCGCGGCCGCTTCACCCCCGGCGCGGTCGAGGAGCAATGGTGCGAGCGCCACCTGCTGGCGCGCATCCACCGCTACACCGTCAAGCGCCTGCGCCGCGAGATCGAACCGGTGGAGCGGGCGGACTTCATGCGCTTCCTGTTCGACTGGCAACGCGTGGCACCGAACGCCCAGGTACGCGGCGCCGAGGCCCTGGCCGGGGTGCTGGCGCAGCTTGAGGGATTCGAGGCGGCGGCTGGTGCCTGGGAGAGCGAGATTCTCCCCAGCCGGGTGGCCGACTACGGCATCAACTGGCTGGACGACCTGTGCCGCGCCGGCCGGGTGGTCTGGTGCCGCCTGGGCGGACGCGGCAAGGCGGCGGCTGGCCCGGTGCGCGGTACGCCCATCCTGTTGCTGCCGCGCAAAAGCCTGGGCCTCTGGCGCGCCTGCCTGCCCGAAGGACCAGCGCCGGAACCGTCCTCCCGCGCCGAACGGGTTCGCCAGGTGCTGGCCAGCCAGGGGGCGCTGTTCTTCGACGAACTGATGGAAGAGGCTCACCTGCTGCGCAGCGAACTGGAGGACTGCCTGGGCGAACTGGTCGCCCTGGGCCTGGCCAATGCCGACAGCTTCGCCGGCCTGCGCTCCCTGCTGTTGCCGGCGGCCCGGCGCAGCCGCCACGACCGCCGCGCACGCCTGGCCCTGGCCAACATGCAGGACGCCGGCCGCTGGGCGCTGCTGCGCGGCAAGGCGGAGGAGGGGAGCGGCAAGGTGCCGGCGCAAGCCCTGGAGCATGTGGCGCGCACGCTGCTGCGCCGCTACGGCGTGGTGGGCTGGCGCCTGCTGGAGCGCGAGGCCGACTGGCTACCGCCCTGGCGCGACTTGCTGCGGGTCTACCATCGCCTGGAAGCGCGCGGCGAGATCCGCGGCGGCCGCTTCGTCGCCGGGGTTTCCGGCGAACAGTTCGCCCTGCCGGACGCCGTGGGGTTGTTGCGGGAAGTGCGCAAGCGTCCGCTGGAGGGAAGCCTGGTCAGCCTCTCGGCCTGTGACCCGTTGAACCTGCTGGGTACGTTGCTGAACGGCGGCAAGGTGCCGGCGGTGGCGGGCAATCGCCTGCTGTACCGCGATGGTGTGCCGGTG
- a CDS encoding 2-dehydropantoate 2-reductase, whose translation MATVAVFGAGTIGCYVGGRLATGGVEVVFVGREHMAATLSRQGLTLSDLFGWKTKLTPSMLDFTSDPAAVAGADLVLVTVKSGDTASAADAMASHLRPSTPLLTFQNGLHNAEVLSDRLPGHPVLSGSIPFNVAQVAPGHFHQGSEGTPQVQRSPLLDPVREAFERGGLRLVEHQDFPAVQWAKLLFNLNNAVNALSGLPLRDELMQRPYRQVLAAAQREGLALLSEKHQHLARLTPLPAQWIPMLLETPDAVFRLAAKRMLDLDPLARSSMQDDLAAGRKTEIDFLQGEILDLAQRLNRQAPVNARLLQLVHTAEEGGRRNWSGDALLAQVRG comes from the coding sequence ATGGCGACCGTCGCGGTATTCGGAGCCGGCACCATCGGCTGCTACGTGGGTGGGCGCCTTGCCACCGGAGGTGTGGAGGTTGTCTTCGTCGGCCGTGAGCACATGGCGGCAACCCTGTCCCGACAGGGGCTGACCCTCAGCGACCTGTTCGGCTGGAAGACCAAGCTGACACCGTCGATGCTCGACTTCACCAGCGACCCTGCGGCGGTGGCCGGCGCCGACCTGGTGCTGGTCACCGTGAAGTCCGGGGACACGGCCAGCGCCGCCGATGCCATGGCGTCGCACCTGCGCCCATCCACCCCGCTGCTGACCTTCCAGAACGGCCTGCACAACGCTGAAGTGCTGAGCGACCGGCTCCCCGGTCACCCGGTGCTGTCCGGGTCCATTCCCTTCAACGTGGCGCAGGTCGCCCCCGGCCATTTCCACCAGGGTTCGGAGGGCACCCCGCAGGTCCAGCGCTCGCCTCTGCTCGACCCGGTGCGCGAGGCGTTCGAACGGGGTGGCCTGCGCCTCGTCGAGCACCAGGACTTCCCGGCCGTGCAATGGGCCAAGCTGCTGTTCAACCTCAACAACGCCGTCAATGCCCTGTCCGGACTGCCGCTGCGCGATGAGCTGATGCAACGCCCCTATCGCCAGGTGCTCGCGGCGGCGCAACGGGAAGGCCTGGCCCTGCTGAGCGAGAAACATCAGCACCTGGCCCGGCTGACGCCCTTGCCGGCGCAGTGGATCCCCATGCTGCTGGAAACCCCTGACGCCGTCTTCCGCCTCGCTGCCAAACGGATGCTGGACCTCGACCCGCTGGCCCGGTCGTCGATGCAGGACGACCTGGCGGCCGGGCGCAAGACGGAAATCGACTTCCTGCAGGGGGAAATCCTCGACCTGGCCCAGCGCCTGAACCGCCAGGCACCGGTCAATGCCCGTCTCCTGCAACTGGTACACACCGCTGAGGAGGGTGGCCGGCGCAACTGGTCGGGCGACGCCCTGCTGGCCCAGGTGCGCGGCTGA
- a CDS encoding class I SAM-dependent methyltransferase yields the protein MDEARLNEFMGKLVTDMGGAAMLANIILGEELGLYRAMADSQPVSPEDLAARTGCNARLVREWLSAHAASGYMEHQDGCFRLPEEQALALAVEDSPVYVAGGAVVIAALFHDKDKLVAAMRGDGGLPWGDHHPCMFSGTERFFRPGYRAHLVDEWLPSLDGVVDKLNAGAKVADIGCGHGASTVIMAKAFPASRFVGFDYHGPSIETANQRAREGGVADRATFAQASAKDYPGGDYDLICYFDCLHDMGDPVGAARHAFQTLKPDGTVLLVEPYANDHLDDNQTPVGRLFYAASTFICTPNSLSQEVGLGLGAQAGEARLRKVFQEAGFSHFRRAAETPFNLILEARK from the coding sequence ATGGACGAGGCCAGACTCAACGAATTCATGGGCAAGCTGGTGACCGACATGGGCGGCGCCGCGATGCTCGCCAACATCATCCTGGGTGAAGAACTCGGTCTCTATCGCGCCATGGCCGACAGCCAGCCGGTCAGCCCCGAAGACCTGGCCGCCAGGACCGGCTGCAACGCGCGGCTGGTGCGGGAATGGCTGAGCGCCCACGCGGCGTCCGGCTACATGGAGCACCAGGACGGATGCTTCCGCCTGCCGGAAGAACAGGCCCTGGCCCTGGCCGTCGAGGACTCGCCGGTGTACGTGGCGGGCGGTGCCGTGGTCATCGCCGCGCTGTTCCACGACAAGGACAAGCTGGTGGCAGCCATGCGTGGCGACGGCGGCCTGCCCTGGGGCGACCATCACCCCTGCATGTTCAGCGGCACCGAGCGGTTCTTCCGCCCCGGCTACCGCGCCCACCTGGTGGACGAATGGCTCCCCTCCCTGGATGGTGTGGTGGATAAGCTCAACGCCGGCGCCAAGGTGGCCGACATCGGCTGCGGCCATGGCGCGTCCACGGTGATCATGGCCAAGGCGTTCCCGGCCTCGCGCTTCGTCGGTTTCGACTACCACGGCCCGTCCATCGAAACCGCCAACCAGCGCGCCCGTGAAGGCGGCGTCGCGGATCGTGCGACCTTCGCCCAGGCCAGCGCCAAGGACTACCCCGGCGGCGATTACGACCTGATCTGCTACTTCGACTGCCTGCATGACATGGGCGACCCGGTCGGCGCCGCCAGACATGCTTTCCAGACCCTCAAGCCGGACGGCACCGTGCTGCTGGTGGAGCCTTACGCCAACGATCATCTCGACGACAACCAGACCCCGGTGGGCCGCCTGTTCTATGCCGCCTCCACCTTCATCTGCACGCCCAACTCCCTGTCCCAGGAAGTGGGCCTAGGGCTCGGCGCCCAGGCGGGCGAGGCGCGCCTGCGCAAGGTCTTCCAGGAGGCCGGGTTCAGCCACTTCCGTCGGGCGGCGGAAACGCCCTTCAACCTGATCCTGGAAGCACGCAAGTAA